One genomic window of Numida meleagris isolate 19003 breed g44 Domestic line chromosome 1, NumMel1.0, whole genome shotgun sequence includes the following:
- the PHYH gene encoding phytanoyl-CoA dioxygenase, peroxisomal, giving the protein MEQLGKRSGPAARLDTILRHLSPRAAPALTFIPTSAQVSAVHQPERFRFTLDNGILTTEQRQFYEDNGYLLIRKLVSDEDIERFRKEFIRICKKEVRVPGAMIMKNEALKSQYGQTESVVNKVQDFQEDEELFRYCTLPQILKYVECFTGPNIMAMHTMLINKLPDSDVQTFLHPMHQDLHYFPFRPADRIVCSWTAMERADENNGCLVVLPGTHTLPLKPHGYPEWEGKTNKLFHGILDYNEKSPKVHLVMEKGDTVFFHPLLIHGSGINKTSGFRKSISCHFASSEGHYIDVKNTTQADLEKELQEMVHKRYDMPALALKDIWTFRARLVQGERINL; this is encoded by the exons ATGGAGCAGCTGGGGAAGCGGTCGGGGCCCGCGGCTCGGCTGGACACCATCCTGCGGCACCTGTCCCCAcgggcagcccctgctctc acattCATTCCTACTTCAGCACAAGTTAGTGCTGTTCATCAGCCAGAGAGGTTTCG CTTTACTCTGGACAATGGTATCCTCACCACAGAGCAAAGGCAGTTCTATGAAGACAACGGTTATCTGCTCATTAGGAAGCTTGTTTCTGACGAAGACATTGAGCGCTTCAG GAAGGAGTTCATAAGGATCTGTAAGAAAGAGGTGAGGGTACCAGGAGCTATGATTATGAAAAATGAGGCCCTGAAATCCCAGTACGGCCAGACTGAAAGCGTCGTTAATAAAGTGCAGGACTTCCAGGAAGATGAAGAGTTGTTCAGATACTGTACTCTGCCacag ATCCTCAAGTATGTTGAGTGCTTCACAGGGCCAAACATAATGGCAATGCACACCATGCTGATAAATAAACTTCCAGATTCTG ATGTACAGACTTTTCTCCACCCCATGCATCAGGACTTGCACTACTTCCCATTCCGGCCAGCGGACCGCATCGTGTGCTCCTGGACTGCCATGGAGAGGGCCGATGAGAACAATGGGTGCCTGGTCGTGCTGCCAGGGACACACACGTTGCCTCTGAAGCCTCATGGCTATCCAGAGTGGGAG ggtaaaacaaacaaactttttCATGGGATACTTGATTACAATGAGAAGAGCCCCAAGGTTCACCTTGTCATGGAGAAGGGAGACACAGTGTTCTTCCATCCCCTGCTCATTCACGGCTCTGGGATAAACAAGACATCAGGGTTCCGAAAG AGTATAAGCTGCCACTTTGCCAGCTCAGAAGGCCACTATATTGATGTCAAGAACACAACCCAGGCAGACCTGGAGAAAGAACTGCAAGAAATGGTACACAAGAGATATGACATGCCTGCTCTGGCACTCAAG gataTTTGGACCTTCAGAGCACGACTTGTGCAAGGGGAAAGAATTAATCTGTAG